The following is a genomic window from Acidobacteriota bacterium.
CCAACATAGCGCTCAAGCCAATTTATCCACGTTCTATTACATTTCAGAAAGGAGTAAGAAAATCAGATGGCAAGCATCAGACCACTTCACGATAGAGTGATTATCAAACGCATTGAAGAAGCCGAGCAGATTCGTGGCGGCATCATCATCCCGGATTCGGCGAAAGAAAAACCGCAAGAGGGCGAAGTCATCGCCGTCGGCAAAGGCAAAAAACTCGATAGCGGCGAATACGCTGCATTGGATGTTCAGGAAGGCGACCGCGTCCTGTTTGGTAAATATTCCGGCACCGAAATCAAACTCGATGGCGAAGAATATCTCATTATGCGCGAAGATGAAATTCTCGGCGTAATCGAAAAAGCCGAAAAAGCAAAAGGCAAAGGCAAATAAATTTTTACAGGAGATAAAGGAGTAAGAAATTATGGCAAAACAGATTTCATTTGGCGAAGAATCCCGCCGCAGCCTTTTGGCAGGCGTTAATCGTTTGGCTGACGCTGTGAAAGTCACGCTCGGTCCCAAAGGTCGTAACGTAGTTATCGAAAAGAAATTCGGTTCACCCACCATCACCAAAGACGGGGTGACGGTCGCAAAAGAGATTGAACTCGAAGACAAATTGGAAAACACCGGCGCACAGATGGTGCGTGAAGTCGCCAGCAAAACTTCTGACACAGCCGGCGACGGCACCACTACCGCTACGGTTCTGGCGCAAGCGATTTTCCGCGAAGGCGTCAAAACCGTTGCCGCCGGCGCAAACCCGATGGCGCTCAAACGCGGCATCGACAAAGCCGTTGAACAGGTAGTCACAGAAATCCGCAAACTTTCCAAACCCGTTAAAGGCGACGCCATCGCGCAAGTCGGAACCATTTCCGCAAACGGCGATGCCACTATCGGCAACCTGATTGCCGAAGCTATGGACAAAGTCGGCAAAGACGGCGTCATCACCGTTGAAGAATCACGCACTTTGGAAACTTCTCTCGATGTGGTCGAAGGAATGAAGTTTGACAGAGGTTACCTCTCTCCCTATTTCGTCACCGACGCAGAAAGAATGGAAGCGGTTCTGGATGATTGCTTGATTCTCATTCACGAAAAGAAAATCTCTTCGATGAAAGATTTGCTCCCCCTGCTTGAGCAGGTCGCCCGTCAAGGCAAACCCTTGCTCATCATTGCCGAAGATGTTGAAGGCGAAGCTTTGGCGACCCTCGTGGTCAACAAACTGCGTGGCACGTTGCAAGTTTGCGCAGTCAAAGCGCCGGGTTTTGGCGACCGTCGTAAAGCCATGCTTGGCGACATCGCGGTGCTCACCGGCGGCAAAGCCATCACCGAAGATTTGGGCATTAAATTGGAGAGCATCACGGTTCAGGATTTGGGCAAAGCCAAGAAAGTCATCGTTGACAAAGACAACACCACCATCGTTGAAGGCGCAGGCAAACAAGCCGAAATCGATGGTCGCGTCAAACAAATCCGCGCTCAAATCGAAGATACCACTTCCGATTATGATCGCGAAAAATTGCAGGAACGCTTGGCGAAACTGGTCGGCGGTGTTGCCGTAATCAAAGTCGGCGCGGCTACCGAAACCGAACTCAAAGAAAAGAAAGCCCGCGTTGAAGACGCCATGCATGCGACCAAAGCAGCTGTTGAAGAAGGTATCGTGCCGGGCGGCGGCGTGGCATTCATCCGCGCGCAAAAAGCTTTGGAAGGCTTCACGCTTGAAAGCGAAGACGAAAACATCGGTGTCGGCATCGTCAAACGCGCTTTGGAAGAACCGTTGCGTCAGATTGTTGGCAACGCCGGACAGGAAGGCGCAGTCGTGGTTGAAAAAGTGCGCTCCAATAAAGCCTCAAGCTACGGCTACAATGCCGAAAGCGGCGACTTTGGCGA
Proteins encoded in this region:
- the groES gene encoding co-chaperone GroES — its product is MASIRPLHDRVIIKRIEEAEQIRGGIIIPDSAKEKPQEGEVIAVGKGKKLDSGEYAALDVQEGDRVLFGKYSGTEIKLDGEEYLIMREDEILGVIEKAEKAKGKGK
- the groL gene encoding chaperonin GroEL (60 kDa chaperone family; promotes refolding of misfolded polypeptides especially under stressful conditions; forms two stacked rings of heptamers to form a barrel-shaped 14mer; ends can be capped by GroES; misfolded proteins enter the barrel where they are refolded when GroES binds); this encodes MAKQISFGEESRRSLLAGVNRLADAVKVTLGPKGRNVVIEKKFGSPTITKDGVTVAKEIELEDKLENTGAQMVREVASKTSDTAGDGTTTATVLAQAIFREGVKTVAAGANPMALKRGIDKAVEQVVTEIRKLSKPVKGDAIAQVGTISANGDATIGNLIAEAMDKVGKDGVITVEESRTLETSLDVVEGMKFDRGYLSPYFVTDAERMEAVLDDCLILIHEKKISSMKDLLPLLEQVARQGKPLLIIAEDVEGEALATLVVNKLRGTLQVCAVKAPGFGDRRKAMLGDIAVLTGGKAITEDLGIKLESITVQDLGKAKKVIVDKDNTTIVEGAGKQAEIDGRVKQIRAQIEDTTSDYDREKLQERLAKLVGGVAVIKVGAATETELKEKKARVEDAMHATKAAVEEGIVPGGGVAFIRAQKALEGFTLESEDENIGVGIVKRALEEPLRQIVGNAGQEGAVVVEKVRSNKASSYGYNAESGDFGDMLAMGVVDPTKVSRSALQNAASIAGLLLTTEALISEIPEEKEAPAMPGGGGMGGF